A stretch of DNA from Candidatus Pseudomonas phytovorans:
CGGCCTCAAACCGACGTACGGTCGTGTTTCGCGCTGGGGCATGATTGCCTACGCCTCCAGTCTCGACCAGGGCGGCCCGCTGGCCCGCACTGCCGAAGACTGCGCCCTGCTGCTGCAAGGCATGGCCGGTTTCGACGCCAAGGACTCCACCAGCATCGAAGAGCCGGTGCCGGACTACAGCGCCAACCTCAATGGTTCGCTGCAGGGCCTTCGCATCGGCCTGCCGAAGGAGTACTTCGGTGCCGGCCTCGACCCACGCATCGCCGACCTGGTCCAGGCCAGCGTCAAAGAGCTGGAAAAGCTCGGTGCCGTGGTCAAGGAAATCAGCCTGCCGAACATGCAGCACGCCATCCCGGCCTACTACGTGATCGCCCCGGCTGAAGCCTCTTCCAACCTGTCGCGCTTCGACGGCGTGCGCTTCGGCTACCGCTGCGATGCGCCGAAAGACCTCACCGACCTGTACAAGCGTTCGCGTGGCGAAGGCTTCGGCGTTGAAGTGCAGCGCCGCATCATGGTCGGCACCTACGCTCTGTCGGCTGGGTACTACGACGCCTACTACGTCAAGGCGCAGCAGATCCGCCGCCTGATCAAGAACGACTTCATGGCTGCGTTCAACGACGTCGACCTGATCCTCGGCCCAACCACGCCAAACCCGGCCTGGAAGCTTGGCGCCAAGAGCAGCGACCCGGTCGCCGCCTACCTGGAAGACGTCTACACCATCACCGCCAACCTGGCGGGCCTGCCGGGCCTGTCGATGCCGGCCGGCTTCGTCGACGGCCTGCCGGTCGGCGTGCAACTGCTGGCGCCGTATTTCCAGGAAGGCCGCCTGCTCAACGTCGCGCACCGCTACCAGCAAGTGACCGACTGGCACACCCGTGCCCCCAACGGCTTCTGAGGAGTTCACACATGCAATGGGAAGTTGTGATCGGGCTGGAAATCCACACTCAGCTCGCCACCCAGTCGAAGATCTTCTCCGGCAGCGCCACCACCTTCGGCTCAGAGCCGAACACCCAGGCCAGCCTGGTTGACCTGGGCATGCCCGGCGTACTGCCGGTGCTGAACCAGGAAGCCGTGCGCATGGCGTGCATGTTCGGCCTGGCCATCGATGCCGAAATCGGCAAGCGCAACGTGTTCGCGCGCAAGAACTACTTCTACCCGGACCTGCCCAAGGGTTACCAGATCAGCCAGATGGACCTGCCGATCGTCGGCAAGGGTCACCTGGATATCGCCCTGGAAGACGGCACCATCAAGCGCATCGGGGTAACCCGCGCGCACCTGGAAGAAGATGCCGGCAAGAGCCTGCACGAAGACTTCAGCGGTTCCACCGGTATCGACCTGAACCGTGCCGGCACCCCGCTGCTGGAAATCGTTTCCGAGCCCGACATGCGCAGCGCCAAGGAAGCCGTGGCCTACGTCAAGGCGGTCCACGCGCTGGTGCGCTACCTGGGCATCTGCGATGGCAACATGGCCGAAGGCTCGCTACGTTGCGACTGCAACGTGTCGATCCGCCCGAAAGGCCAGGTCGAGTTCGGTACCCGCTGCGAGATCAAGAACGTCAACTCGTTCCGCTTCATCGAGCGCGCGATCAACAGCGAAATCCAGCGCCAGATCGACTTGATCGAAGACGGTGGCAGGGTGATACAGGAAACCCGATTGTACGATCCGAACAAGGACGAAACCCGTTCCATGCGCAGCAAAGAGGAAGCCAACGACTACCGTTACTTCCCCGACCCGGACCTGCTGCCGGTGGTGATCGAGGACAGCTTCCTCGCAACCCTCCGCGCCGGCCTGCCGGAACTGCCGCCACAGAAAGTCGAACGCTTCCAGAGCCAGTATGGCCTGTCGGCCTACGACGCCAACGTGCTGGCATCCAGCCGCGAACAGGCGGACTACTTCGAAGAAGTGGTAAAAATCGGTGGCGACGCCAAGCTGGCGGCCAACTGGGTCATGGTCGAGCTGGGCAGCTTGCTGAACAAGCTGGGCGTCGAGATCGACCAGGCCCCGGTCAGCGCCGCACACCTGGGTGGCATGCTGTTGCGCATCAGCGATAACACCATCAGCGGCAAGATCGCCAAGACCGTGTTCGAGGCCATGGCTGCCGGTGAAGGCGATGCCGACAGCATCATCGAGAGCAAAGGCCTCAAGCAGGTCACCGACACCGGTGCGATCGACAAGATGCTCGACGAAATGCTGGCAGCCAACGCCGAGCAGGTCGAACAGTACCGCGCGGCCGATGAGGCCAAGCGCGGCAAGATGTTCGGCTTCTTCGTGGGCCAGGCGATGAAGGCTTCCAAAGGCAAGGCCAACCCTGGGCAGGTGAACCAATTGCTCAAGGCCAAGCTCGAAGGGTGAGCTGAAAAAGCGGCGAGGGCTCTGCCCTCGATCGCAGGCAAGCCAGCTCCCACAGGTACAGCATCGCTCATAAGGGCAGCGCTGTACCTGTGGGAGCTGGCTTGCCTGCGATGGGCCGCACAGCGGCCCCAACTGCAGCATCGGAGCAAGAACTTGCTAAAACGATCCCTCGGCACCCTGGCCCTGTTTTCCTTCCTGGCCGGCTGCGCCAGCCACGACATCGACCCGCGTGGTTATGACCAGACGGGCACCGCCTCTTACTACGGCTCACGCCACCACGGCAAACGCACTGCCAGCGGCGAACCTTTCAACCAGCATGGCCTCACCGCCGCCCACCGCAGCCTGCCGTTCGGCACCCGCGTACTGGTCACCAATACGGCCAACCAGCGCAGTGTTGTGGTACGCATCAACGACCGTGGCCCGCACACCCGCGGCCGCCTGATCGACCTGTCTCGCGCTGCTGCAGAAAAAATCGGCATGCTCCGTAGCGGAACGGCGCGCGTGCGAGTACAAGGGCTTAGCGACTGACGCGACAGGAGTCCGACCATTTTCGACCTGGCCACCCTTCCCACCTTCAGCCTGCTGCAACTGGGCATTGCCCTGCTGCTGCTGGTCGGCGGCGCCGAATTGCTGGTGCGCGCAGCGCTGCGCCTGGCACAGCGCCTTCATGTTCGCCCGCTGATCATCGGCCTGAGCCTGGTGGCCTTCGGCAGTACCGCGCCACAACTGACCGTGAGCCTGCAGGCCGCCTACCAGGGCGCGCCGGATGTGGCAGTGGGCAGCGTGATCGGTAGCAACATTTTCAACGTACTGGTCATTCTCGGCCTGGCCGCACTGATCATTCCCCTGCGCGTATCGCGCCAGCTGGTGCGCCTGGACATTCCGCTGATGATCGTCGCCAGCGGCCTGGTCTACGCCCTCTCCGCCAACGGCCATCTGGGCCGGGTAGAAGGTGGGCTGCTGCTGCTTGGCCTGGCCGGCTACCTGGCAATGCTCTGGCACCAGTCGCGCCACTACGCACGCACCTACCCTGCGCCGGATACGACCAAGTCCAGCGCCAGGCGTTTCTGGTCGGGCACGCTGCTGCAAGTGCTGGCCGGCCTTGGCCTGCTGAGCCTGGGCGGCCACCTGCTACTGGAGGCTGCCGTCGAGGTGGCCACCGACCTGGGCCTGTCCGAGCGCATCATCGGCCTGACGGTCGTCGCCATCTGCACTTCCCTGCCGGAACTGGCTGCCGCCCTGATCGCCGCCCTGCGTGGCGAAAGGGAGATCGCCGTGGGCACGGTGATCGGCAGCAACCTGTTCAACTTGCTGGCCGTGCTCGGCCTGACCGCACTGGTCACCCCCGAGCCGCTGTCGATCTCACCCAATGCGCTGTCATTTGACTTGCCAGTGATGCTCGGCGTTGCCGTGCTGAGCCTGCCGGTGTTTTATTCCGGTTACCGGATCACCCGGGCCGAAGGCGTGGTGTTCCTTTGCCTGTACCTGGCCTACGGGCTGCACGTAGCGGCGTTTACCATGGGCATGCCGCTGGCAGGCCGCCTGGAACGTTTGATGCTGTTCTACGTGCTGCCGGTGCTCGCGATGGTGTTGCTGTACACCACCGCGCGCGCTTGGCGGCGGCAGCACTAGACAAGAGGCCGGGCCTGCTTTACTACTTGGCCTGGCGGGCCTTCTTCAGTTTGAAGGCCACCCACAGCACGGCAATCCATGCCGGGATCAGCATCACCGAGATACGAATCGGCGGGGTCAGGTACATCACCACCAGAATCAGCACGATGAACGCCAGGCACAGGTAGTTGGTCAGCGGGTGCCCCAGGCTCTTGTAGAACGGGGTGATTCCGGCCGCCAGCTTGGCCTTGCGGAACTTCAGGTGGGTAATGCTGATGCTCGCCCAGTTGATCACCAACGCCGACACCGCCAGGGCCATCAGCAAACCAAAGGCTTCACCCGGCATCAGGTAGTTGATCACTACGCACAAGCCGGTAGCGAAGGCCGAAACGCCCAGCGCAGTCAGCGGCACACCGCTGCGGCTCACTTTCAGCAACTGGCGCGGTGCGTCGCCCTGGCTGGCCAGGCCAAACAGCATGCGGCTGTTGGCGTATACGCAGCTGTTGTAAACCGACAGCGCAGCCGTCAGCACCACGATATTGAGAATGGTCGCCACCAGGTCGCTGTCCAGCTCGTGGAAAATCATCACGAACGGGCTGCCGCCCTGCACGACCTTCTGCCACGGGTACAGCGACAGCAGTACCGCCAGGGCACCGATGTAGAAGATCAGGATGCGGTACACCACCTGGTTGGTGGCCTTGGGGATGCTCTGACGCGGGTTGTCGGCCTCGGCAGCGGTGATACCCACCAGCTCCAGGCCACCGAACGAGAACATGATCACCGCCATCGCCATCACCAGGCCGCTGACACCGTTAGGGAAGAAGCCGCCGTACTGCCACAGGTTGGCTACGCTGGCATCCGGGCCGCCATGGCCGCTGGTCAGCAACCAGGCGCCGAAACCGATCATGCTGACAATGGCAACCACCTTGATCAGGGCGAACCAGAATTCCATTTCGCCATAGACCTTCACCTGGGTCAGGTTGATCAGGTTGATTACCACGAAAAAGATCGCCGCCGTCGCCCAGGTGGGGAAATCCGGCCACCAGTACTGCACGTAGATACCCACCGCGGTCAGTTCGGCCATGCCAACCAGCACATAGACCACCCAGTAGTTCCAGCCCGACACGAAGCCGGCAAACTCGCTCCAGTATTGGTGGGCAAAATGGCTGAAGCTGCCGGCCACCGGCTCTTCGACAACCATTTCACCCAGCTGGCGCATTATCAGGAAGGCCATCAGGCCAGCGATGGCATACCCCAGCAACACGGAGGGGCCGGCCAGCTGGATGGTCTGGGCGATACCCAGGAACAAGCCGGTACCAATGGCCCCGCCCAGCGCGATCAGCTGGATATGGCGATTCTTCAGCCCGCGCTGCAGCTCGGGCGTGCTCTGGTCTTGCATGAAGTGTCCTTTAGCTCAGTGAGGCTGTTTTTTGTGTTGTTTGCAGTCAAGGATCTAGATCCATCCGCCCCACTGCAAGATGAAAATGCCGATATTGGTGGTGATTGCCGCCATTAACGTCGTAATGACGATGATCGACGCCGCCAGTTCATGGTTGCCGTTGGCCGCACGTGCCATCACGTAGCTGGCCGCAGCGGTGGGGCTGCCGATGTACAGGAACAGGATGCCCAGTTCGGCCCCGCGAAAACCGCATAGCCAGGCGCCCAAGGTGCCCACCAGCGGTAGCCAGACCATCTTCACCAGGCTGGCGTCGATGGCCAGCCTGCCGCTGTCGCGCAATGCCGCCAACGACAGGGTCCCGCCAATGCACATCAACGCCAACGGCAGGGTCATCTGGGCGAGGTAATCACCCGAAGTCAGCAGCCAGTTGGGTAGCGGCACCTGACCGTAAGCCATGGGGGTAGCCACCAGCACGCTGATGATCAGCGGGTTGCTGAAGATGCTCTTGCAGATGCTCCAGGGGTCGGACTTGAGGTCCGGGCTGTACACCGCAAGTACCACTGCCGACAGCGAGTTGTACATGAGGATGACCAGGCCGGCGAGCACTGCCCCCAGGGAAATACCATAGTCCCCGTACAGACTGGCGGCCAAGGCCAGGCCGATCACGCCGTTGTTGCCGCGGAACGCGCCTTGGGTATAAATGCCCCGCTCCGCTAGCGGGCTGCGCCAGATGGCCATACCCCAGGCGACGGCAAAGCCAACCAGTGTGGCGGCGATGAAGTAGAGGATGACTCCAGGCTTTACCGCTGCTGCCAGGTCGGCGTGGTAGATACCGAGGAACAGCAGCGCAGGCATGCAGACATTGAACACCAACTGCGAGGCGACGCGGTTGAAGTTGTCGTCGATCAGGTGGATGCGTTTGAGCAGCACGCCCATGAACAACATGGCGAAGACAGGTGCCGTGATGTTCAGCGTCTGGATAAGAAGGGCGAGCATGCGCTAGCGATCCTGGAGGGGTTGCCGTCAGGCGGCCAATGATACGCCAACAGCCGGGATTTGCGGGGATCGCGCGTGATAAAAGCACATGTCTTTCAGATTCTGCACTGCCAGTACTGGCCTCTTCGCGGGCACGCCCGCTCCCACAGGTACGGCACTGCTCTCAAGGGCGGCGCGGTATTTGTGGGAGCGGGCGTGCCCGCGAAGAAGCCAACATAGAATCAGCGACGGACCGGGCGCTTCTGCAGTTTGCGCTGCAAGGTCCGGCGGTGCATGCCCAGCGCCCGCGCGGTGGCCGAAATGTTGCCCTCATGCTCGTTCAGCACGCGCTGGATGTGTTCCCACTGCAGGCGGTCGACCGACATCGGGTTTTCCGGCACCAGGGTATCCAGGTCGGTATGCTCCGACAGCAACGCTGCCAGCACGTCATCGGCGTCGGCCGGCTTGCACAGGTAATTGCAGGCACCGCGCTTGACCGCCTCCACCGCAGTGGCAATGCTCGAGTAACCGGTCAGGATCACCACGCGCATTTCCGGGTCCAGCTCCAGCAGCTTGGGCAGCAGCACAAGGCCGGAGTCACCGTCCATCTTCAGGTCCAGCGTGGCGTAGTCCGGCAGGTCCTGCTGGGCCAGGATCAAGCCTTCCTCGGCAGAACTGGCAGTGCTCACGCGGAAACCGCGACGGCTCATGGCCCGGGCCATGACCCGGGTGAAGGTGGCGTCATCATCCACCAGCAGCAGGTGCGGCAGCTCTTCGCTTTCGACCTGGTTTTCTTCGCTCATCATTCATCTCCTCGCTTGCCATAGGGCAGGCGCAATTCGGTCAGGGTGCCACCCTGTTCATGACTATAGAGTTTTACCGAACCGCCCGCACGGGTCACGCTGGCCTTGCTCAAGAACAGGCCCAGGCCGAAGCCTTTGCCTTTGGTGGTAATAAAGGGCTTGCCGATGGCTTCGGCAATGGCCGGTGGCACGCCAGGGCCATGGTCGCGAATGCTGATGACGATGTCCTGGGCGTCCCAGTCCAGGCGGACTTCCAGGTCATCGGGGCAAGCATCTGCGGCATTGTTCAACAGGTTCAGCAGTGCCTGGGTCAGATCAGGCGGAGGCGTCAGACGCGGTACTTTGCCATCACGCAGGCGCTGGAAGCGGTAGCTGGCTTCCGGGCGCATCAGGTGCCAACGGTTCAGCGCCTCGTCCAGCCAGGCGGTCACGTCCTGCTCAACGATAGCCAGGCGGCGATTGGCTTCGGCGGCGCGCACCAACTGCTGCAAGGTTTCTTTGCACAGCTTTACCTGGTCCTGGAGGATCTGCAGGTCTTCCTGCAGCAGCGGGTCGGTGTGGTCCTGGCGCATTTCGTTGATCAGCACGCTCATGGTCGCCAGCGGCGTTCCCAGCTCATGGGCGGCACCGGCAGCCTGGGTGGCCACGGCCAGCAGTTGCTCGTCGCGCAGGCTTTCTTCGCGCCGTTCAGACCGTAACTGCTCCTGCCGGCGCAGCTCTTCGGCCATGCGCGCAGCAAAGAAGGTAATCACCGCAGCAGCCAGGGCAATGCTCAGCCACATGCCGTAGACCTGCATCTTGTCCCGCGCCATCGGCAGGCCTTCAAGCGGGTAGAACTGCACCAGCAGCATGCTGTACGCAGTCAGGGCGATGCCCGAAAGAATCAGCGAGTACAGCCACGGCAGGGTTACCGCGGCAATCGCCAACGGTACCAGGTAATACGACACGAACGGGTTGGTCGACCCGCCGGAGTAATACAGCAAGGCACTGTGAATCAGCAGGTCACAGGCCAGCTGCAGGGCATACTCCATTTCGGTGACCGGCACCGACAGGCGCAAGCGCAGCGCCGTGAAGGCGCACAGCAACGAGGACAGGGCCAAGGTGCCGGCCAGCGACAACCATGGCAATGGCAGTAGCTCGGTCCAGTAGGCAACACCCACCGAGCCGGCCTGGGCAGCCAGGACCAGGACCCGAATAACGGTCAGGCGCCAGAGGTTCTGGCGGGTAGCGGACAACGGTTGTACGGCAGCGAGCATGAGCTCTCCTGATGAGTGCTCCAGAAAATCGGCTGGAGTATACCGAAGCCGGGCACCCTGCTGCAGCGATGCGGCAAAGCGCCACACTTTGTCACAGGTTAATGATGGCACTTTTGAACCCACTACACTGTTCCCGGTCTGATCGGCCATGCGTGGCATGGATGACCAGAGCCACGCCTTTTATTGCCAAGGAGTACCACATGCTAATCCCACGTCACGGCGCCGCCCTGCTCATGTCTTGCGGCTTGCTCGCCAGCCTGCCGGCGCTGGCCGCCGATGAGCCACGTTACAACCAGGTATCGCTGCGCGCTGAAGTGAGCAAGGAAGTGGCGCGCGACCTGATGGTCGTGACCCTGTACAGCGAAGCGCAGAACACCGACCCGGGCAAGCTCGCCAAGCAGATCACCGAAACCATGAACAAGGCCGTGCAGCAGTCGCGCGAGGTCAAGGACGTGAAGATAAGCCAGGGCAGCCGCAACAGCTACCCGGTGTATGACAGCAAGGGCCAGAAGATCACCGGCTGGCGCGAGCGCGCCGAGCTGCGCCTTGAAAGCGCCGACTTCCCGGCCTTGTCCCAGCTCACTGCCGACCTGCTGCAAGAGCTGAAAATGGGCGGCATGGACTTCTCCATCGCCCCGGCCACGCGCAAGTCCAGCGAGGATGCTCTGCTCAAGGATGCAGTTGATGCCTTCAAGGCCCGTGCGCAGCTGGCGACCGAGGCGCTGGGTGGCAAGGGCTACAAAGTGGTCAGCCTGAACCTCAACAGCAGCGGCTACCCACGCCCGTACCTGCGCAGTGCACCGATGGCGATGAAAGCGATGGGGGCTGATGAAGCAGCGCCAGCGCCGGATATCGAGGCGGGTACCAGTGAAGTCAGCATGAATGCCGATGGCCTGATCGAAGTGCAGATGCCGTAACAGTTACGACGTACCTGTGGGGGCGGGCATGCCCGCGAAAAAGCCTACCCGATTGATGGCACGGGCTTCGCCCGTGTTCGCGGGCACGCCCGCTCCCACAGGGACCATACCCACCCGCAAAATTAGCGTTTTCAGACCTTTCCTACGCACCATAAAGGTGCCTCCTACATTTACTCCCGCCTCGAAATATCCCGCAAAATGCCATCATTTTGCCTGCGCAAACGTTTAACTTCGCCGAAAGTTATACTGATGCGACATCCATGTACGGTCGTACCACTTTTCCGGCGCCAACTATCCTTCTCCCTGTTGCATTGGGAACACCCCCTGCATAAGTATCTTCAGGTCGGCTCACGAGGCCACCTCATCCAAAAAATGACAACAATGAGGCCACCATGCTCAAACACGCAGTCATTCCGTTCCTGCTTGGCGCAGGTTTGCTCACCGGCGCACCGACGGCCCTGGCCGCGTCCAGCCTGGTGTTTTGCTCCGAAGGCAGCCCGGCAGGTTTCGACCCGGGGCAGTACACCACCGGGACCGACTTCGACGCCTCGGCCGAGACCGTGTTCAACCGCCTGACCCAGTTCGAACGCGGCGGTACCGCAGTGATCCCGGGCCTGGCGACCAAATGGGAGGTATCCGACGACGGCAAGGCCTACACCTTCCACCTGCGTGAAGGGGTGAAGTTCCACACCACCGACTACTTCAAGCCCAGCCGCCTGTTCAACGCCGACGACGTGCTGTTCACCTTCAACCGCATGCTCGACAAGGACCACCCGTTCCGCAAGGCCTCCCCCACCGAGTTCCCGTACTTCACCGACATGGGCATGGACAAGAACATCGCCAAGGTGGAGAAGGTCGACGAGCACACGGTCAGGTTCACCCTCAACGAGGTCGACGCCGCGTTCATCCAGAACCTGGCCATGAGCTTCGCCTCTATCCAGTCCGCCGAATACGCCGACCAACTGCTCAAAAACGGCAAGGCCACCGACATCAACCAGAAGCCGATCGGCACCGGCCCGTTCGTGTTCAGCAAGTACGAGAAGGACGCGCAGATCCGCTTCAAGGGCAACAAGGACTACTGGAAGCCCGAAGACGTGAAGATCGACAACCTGATCTTCGCCATCACCACCGATGCCTCGGTGCGCATGCAAAGACTGAAGAAGAACGAGTGCCAGGTCACCTTGTTCCCGCGCCCGGCCGACATCGAGCCGCTAAAGGCCGACAAGAACTTGCAGATGCCACACCAGGCCGGCTTCAACCTCGGCTACATCGCCTATAACGTGATGGACAAGATCAAGGGCAGCAACGAACCCAACCCGATGGCCCAGCTGAAAGTCCGCCAGGCGCTGGACATGGCCGTGGACAAGAAGCAGATCATCAAGTCGGTCTACCAAGGTGCCGGCCAGCTGGCAGTCAACGGCATGCCGCCGACCCAGTGGTCCTACGACGACAGCATCAAGGACGCACCGTTCGACCCCGAGAAAGCCAAGCAACTGCTGAAGGAAGCAGGTATCAAGGAAGGCACCGAGATCACCCTGTGGGCCATGCCCGTGCAACGCCCGTACAACCCCAATGCCAAGCTGATGGCCGAAATGTTGCAATCCGACTGGGCCAAGATCGGCATCAAGGCGAAGATCGTCAGCTATGAATGGGGCGAGTACATCAAACGCTCCAAAGCCGGCGAACAGGGCGCCATGCTGATCGGCTGGAGCGGTGACAATGGTGACCCGGACAACTGGCTGGGCACCCTCTACGGCTGCGATGCTGTCGACGGCAACAACTTCTCCAAGTGGTGCTACAAACCCTACGACGACCTGATCCAGCAGGCAAAAGCCACCTCCGACCAGGCCAAACGCACCGAGCTGTACCAAAAGGCGCAGCACATCCTCAAGGAGCAGGTACCGATCACCCCGATCGCCCACTCCACCGTGTACCAGCCCATGAGCGCCAAGGTGAAGGACTTCAAGATCAGCCCGTTTGCGCTGAACGCCTTCTACGGCGTCAGCGTGGACAAATAGAGTAACCCCGGCACCCGTCAAACGGCGGGTGCCCTTCACACTCTCCACCTCTTCATGTCGTCCTGCGGCCATCCGCTGCGGGGTCGGCGAACTGTTGCCGCCATTCGTACCCCGAGGCGGTGCAAACAGATGAAAAAGGATTTGCCATGCGCCACGCTACTTGCCTTTCGACCCTGCTGGCCCTGGGTCTGATAAGCCAATCCCCGATCCTGCTGGCCAACAACCTGGTGTTCTGCTCCGAGGGCAGCCCTGCGGGTTTTGACACCGCACAGTACACCAGCGCCACCGACAACGACGCCGCCGAACCGATCTACAACCGCCTGGTCGAGTTCGAGCGCGGTGGCACTGCCGTGCACCCTGCCCTGGCTACCCGCTGGGAAGTGTCCGACGATGGATTGCGCTACACCTTCCACCTGCGTGAAGGGGTGAAGTTCCACAGCAACAAGGCCTTCAGCCCAAGCCGCGATTTCAACGCCGACGACGTGCTGTTCACCTTCAACCGTATGCTCGACAAAAGCCACCCGTTCCGCCGGGCGTACCCCACCGAGTTCCCCTACTTCGTCAGCATGGGCCTGGACAAGAACATTGCCCAGGTCGAAAAGGTCGACCCGCTCACCGTGGTATTCACCCTCAACACGGTCGACGCCGCGTTCATCCAGAACCTGGCCATGAGTTTCGCCTCGATTCTGTCTGCCGAGTACGCCGAAAAACTGCTGGCCAGCGGTCGCCCCAGCGACATCAACCAGCAGCCGATCGGTACCGGGGCGTTCGTGTTCCAGCGTTATCAGAAGGATTCGCAGATCCGCTACAAGGGCAACAAGGATTATTGGGCACCGGACCAGGTGAAGCTCGACAACCTGGTGTTTTCAATCAATATCGACCCCTCGGTGCGTATCCAGAAGCTGCGCCGCAACGAGTGCCAGGTCACCCTGCACCCACGCCCGGCCGACCTGCCGGCACTGAAGGCCGACAGCAAGCTGCAGGTACTGCAGCAGCCAGGCTTCAACCTCGGCTACATCGCCTACAACACCCAGCATCCGCCGTTCGACCGCCTGGAGGTGCGCCAGGCAATGGACATGGCGGTGAACAAAAAAGCCATCATCCAGGCGGTGTATCAAGACTCCGGCCAATTGGCGGTCAACGCCATGCCACCGACCCAGTGGTCCTATGACGAAAGCCTCAAGGACGCACCCTACGCCCCGGAAAAGGCCAAACAGTTGCTGCAGGGGGCCGGCGTCAAGCCTGGCACCGAAATCACCCTCTGGGCCATGCCGGTGCAACGCCCCTACAACCCCAACGCCAAGCTGATGGCCGAAATGCTCCAGGCCGACTGGAACAAGCTGGGCTTGAAGGTGCGCATCGTCAGCTACGAATGGGGCGAATACATCAAGCGCATGAAAAGCGGCGAGCACGACATTGCCCTGATTGGCTGGACCGGTGACAACGGCGACCCGGACAACTGGCTGGGCACTCTCTATAGCTGCGATGCCATCGGCAGCAACAACTACTCGCTGTGGTGCGACCCGCAGTACGACAGCCTGGTCAAGCAGGCCAAACAGGTGACCGACCGCACGCAACGCAGCGCCCTGTACCAGCAGGCCCAGCAGCGGCTCAAACAGCAGGTGCCGATTACCCCGGTTGCGCATTCCACGGTGAACCAGCCGCTTAGCGTCAAGGTTTCCGGGTTCAAAGTGAGCCCGTTTGGGCGCAATGATTTTTCCGGTGTGAGTGTTGATTAAGCGTTAGCCAGTACCGGCCTCTTCGCGGCGGTTCGGCGCCCCGACTTCCCCGCTCCCACAGGATCACTACAGGATCGCAACTTGCGCCCTACCTGTGGGAGCGGGCGAGCCCGCGAAGAGGCCGGCACAGCCAACACAACGCCCCCAATTTTGCCCGGAGATCCCGCGGCAACCCTGGCAACACCGCAACAACCATCCGGCCCACAAGGCCGGCAATAACTAGAAAAAAATGGGAGCTTCAACCTTGAGAGTATTCACCCTGACCGCACTGGCCTTATCCATCAGTGCCTTTTCCACCGTCGCCCAGGCCAACACCCAAAGCCAGGACTTCGTGCCCATCACCCTCAAAGGCAGTAGCGAGCAAGCGCAAGCCAGCGGCTTCATCGACGGCCAGAGCCTGTCCGGCACCACCCGCAACTGGTACGCCCGAGAGCGCGCTGCACGTGCTCCGCTGTGGCGCTACTACAAGAGCGACGGCACCCGCCAACCCACCCACAGCCGGGAAAACTGGCTGCAGGGCACCATACTCAACTACAGCTCCGGTTTCACCCAGGGCACTGTTGGCATCGCAGTCGAAGCCGCTGCCTACAATGCCATCGCTCTGCAACAAAGCCGCCAGGCTGTCGCCGGTCCCAACAACCGCACCTTGA
This window harbors:
- a CDS encoding ABC transporter substrate-binding protein, encoding MRHATCLSTLLALGLISQSPILLANNLVFCSEGSPAGFDTAQYTSATDNDAAEPIYNRLVEFERGGTAVHPALATRWEVSDDGLRYTFHLREGVKFHSNKAFSPSRDFNADDVLFTFNRMLDKSHPFRRAYPTEFPYFVSMGLDKNIAQVEKVDPLTVVFTLNTVDAAFIQNLAMSFASILSAEYAEKLLASGRPSDINQQPIGTGAFVFQRYQKDSQIRYKGNKDYWAPDQVKLDNLVFSINIDPSVRIQKLRRNECQVTLHPRPADLPALKADSKLQVLQQPGFNLGYIAYNTQHPPFDRLEVRQAMDMAVNKKAIIQAVYQDSGQLAVNAMPPTQWSYDESLKDAPYAPEKAKQLLQGAGVKPGTEITLWAMPVQRPYNPNAKLMAEMLQADWNKLGLKVRIVSYEWGEYIKRMKSGEHDIALIGWTGDNGDPDNWLGTLYSCDAIGSNNYSLWCDPQYDSLVKQAKQVTDRTQRSALYQQAQQRLKQQVPITPVAHSTVNQPLSVKVSGFKVSPFGRNDFSGVSVD